The Nitrospiraceae bacterium genome window below encodes:
- a CDS encoding PilZ domain-containing protein translates to MDQSKPDGAAHTDLRGCTRLKVPAPITCTFSRRGLRSWLPGSRQGVVLDLSLKGAMVMAESSIQPGERLSVVMRLPSQVLRMRIQVATVRWERDRVYGLEFVALSPVAERRLKMFVAGLSEKDPHTSRD, encoded by the coding sequence ATGGATCAGTCCAAGCCTGACGGCGCCGCTCACACCGATCTTCGAGGCTGTACTCGTCTCAAAGTCCCTGCTCCTATTACCTGCACCTTCTCGAGAAGGGGGTTGCGGAGTTGGCTGCCCGGGTCGCGTCAGGGTGTGGTGCTCGATCTGTCCCTCAAGGGGGCGATGGTCATGGCCGAAAGCTCGATTCAGCCTGGAGAGCGACTGTCGGTCGTCATGAGGTTGCCGAGCCAGGTCCTGCGCATGCGCATTCAAGTCGCCACCGTTCGGTGGGAGCGAGATCGTGTCTATGGATTGGAATTCGTCGCGCTGTCGCCGGTGGCAGAACGGCGACTGAAGATGTTCGTGGCTGGGCTGTCGGAAAAAGATCCCCACACGTCCCGTGACTGA
- a CDS encoding DUF3393 domain-containing protein yields MKYSSAPYAIQILTGSLLLVTAGCETTDKILGGAESVLRSGTTRSVIDIATSKDPAEMARRRAENYGRDPEALIRDLRTIQRDFEKLMAALSGEVGKKWGQKEVKLPEQKKYVKYTQNYRSRAIVDFDTGNITVETLEANDPKASLKNAVVTTLLTPNDPRSVDLFTDKEVTLTSDKAPYLLGLVVDRDNRPIRTPDDAEKFADNVLAQQMESRKVEMDGAPQTAHFIKLPMVSNFTNKQAEKYRSVVNQFAERYQISPSLVFAIIRTESNFNPFAVSSAPAFGLMQLVPTSGGRDAYRKAKGQDQIPSREYLFDPENNIELGTAYLNVLSYNQLDDVSNPVSREYCVISAYNTGAGNVFKTFSKDQRTAVQQINSLQPAALYDRLRTGLPYQETRDYLAKVTGYRKQFVTGNETGAK; encoded by the coding sequence ATGAAATACTCCAGCGCACCCTATGCCATCCAGATCCTCACCGGCAGCCTGCTATTGGTCACGGCCGGCTGCGAAACCACCGACAAGATCCTGGGCGGCGCCGAAAGCGTCCTGCGCAGCGGCACGACGCGCAGCGTCATCGATATCGCGACAAGCAAAGACCCAGCTGAAATGGCGCGCCGCAGGGCAGAAAACTACGGCCGTGATCCTGAAGCGCTCATCCGCGACTTGCGGACGATTCAACGAGATTTCGAGAAACTGATGGCCGCGTTGAGCGGAGAAGTCGGGAAGAAATGGGGCCAGAAAGAGGTCAAGCTGCCTGAGCAGAAGAAGTATGTGAAGTACACGCAGAATTATCGCAGCCGTGCGATCGTGGACTTCGACACCGGCAACATCACCGTGGAAACACTCGAAGCCAACGATCCGAAAGCCAGCCTGAAGAACGCGGTGGTCACGACCTTGCTGACCCCCAATGATCCGCGCAGCGTGGACCTCTTCACGGACAAGGAAGTCACGTTGACCAGCGACAAAGCCCCCTACCTGCTTGGACTGGTGGTCGACCGGGACAATAGACCGATTCGCACGCCGGACGACGCCGAAAAATTCGCCGACAACGTGCTCGCTCAGCAGATGGAGTCGCGCAAGGTCGAGATGGACGGGGCGCCGCAAACCGCTCACTTCATCAAGCTCCCCATGGTGAGCAACTTTACGAACAAACAGGCGGAAAAGTATCGGAGCGTAGTGAATCAATTTGCGGAGCGTTACCAAATCAGTCCGAGTTTGGTTTTCGCGATCATCCGCACTGAAAGCAACTTCAATCCCTTTGCCGTTAGCTCGGCGCCTGCCTTTGGCCTGATGCAGCTCGTTCCCACTAGCGGAGGGCGCGATGCCTACCGGAAAGCCAAGGGCCAGGATCAGATCCCGAGCCGCGAGTATCTGTTCGACCCCGAAAACAACATCGAACTGGGCACGGCCTATCTCAACGTTCTTAGCTACAACCAATTGGATGATGTGAGCAACCCGGTCTCCCGCGAGTACTGCGTGATCTCGGCCTACAACACCGGGGCAGGGAATGTCTTCAAGACCTTCTCGAAAGATCAACGGACAGCTGTTCAGCAAATCAACAGCCTGCAACCAGCCGCCCTATACGACCGTCTTCGCACCGGCCTTCCTTACCAAGAAACGCGTGACTATCTCGCGAAGGTGACGGGGTATCGGAAGCAGTTCGTGACGGGGAACGAGACCGGCGCAAAATGA